A single genomic interval of Fibrobacter sp. UWB13 harbors:
- a CDS encoding glycosyltransferase family 2 protein, with translation MSKMLFSIIIPHYDIPDLLMRCLKSIPVSEDIQVIVVDDNSPDADTYLERYPELSRPYLEFIRTTKGGGAGYARNIGLDHAKGEWLLFADADDFFVEDMYDIITSNSDSEADVIYFKKESVLSENIIQKTDRDINIDRIVDNYYANGDEWPLKFMYCPTWGKMIKRDLINKYNIRFEEIRYSNDVFFSLFVGYHAETIEVVNKVLYVLTSRPDSLVANYCSKPNELRIRSEVHYRSDLFLHQHQMCKERSMKKYLLLMFNNDRKLFKYYFFKLDEIYPSKLSALRDFCKNKPLRFKIKFYLYSFLVWTRIL, from the coding sequence ATGAGTAAGATGTTATTTAGTATCATAATTCCTCATTACGATATTCCAGACTTGCTGATGCGCTGTCTGAAATCAATACCTGTATCTGAAGATATACAGGTGATCGTGGTGGATGACAACAGTCCAGATGCCGATACGTATTTGGAAAGATATCCAGAACTGTCGCGTCCTTATTTGGAGTTTATCAGAACGACAAAAGGCGGAGGCGCTGGCTATGCTCGCAATATAGGATTGGATCATGCAAAGGGTGAATGGTTGCTATTTGCTGACGCCGATGACTTCTTTGTGGAAGACATGTATGATATCATTACTTCAAATTCAGACTCAGAAGCAGATGTCATTTATTTCAAGAAAGAATCTGTACTTTCAGAAAATATTATCCAAAAAACAGATAGGGATATTAATATTGATAGGATAGTTGATAATTATTATGCGAATGGTGACGAATGGCCTTTAAAATTTATGTATTGTCCTACATGGGGCAAGATGATCAAAAGAGATTTGATTAATAAATATAACATCCGCTTTGAAGAAATAAGATACTCAAATGATGTGTTTTTCTCTTTGTTTGTAGGATATCATGCTGAAACTATTGAGGTAGTTAATAAAGTCCTTTATGTCTTGACTTCCCGCCCCGATTCGTTAGTGGCTAATTATTGTTCAAAACCAAATGAGTTAAGAATAAGGTCAGAAGTGCATTATCGTTCTGATCTGTTTTTGCATCAGCATCAAATGTGTAAGGAAAGGTCCATGAAAAAATATTTGTTACTCATGTTCAATAATGACCGGAAACTGTTCAAATACTACTTCTTTAAACTTGATGAGATTTATCCGTCAAAGTTATCGGCACTGCGGGATTTTTGCAAGAACAAACCCCTAAGATTCAAGATTAAATTCTATTTATATTCATTTTTAGTATGGACAAGGATTCTGTAA
- a CDS encoding glycosyltransferase family A protein has translation MKTMHPTFSIIIPHKEIPDLLMRCLQSIPVSEDIQVIVVDDNSADADTYLERYPELSRPYLEFIRTTKGGGAGYARNVGLDHAKGKWILFADSDDFFVEDMYDIICSYVDSETDVIYFKSNSVLSADINREAKRNAHVNKIINQYLIDGDEWPIRAQMYVPWGKMVKRDVMVKHDIRFDEVMYADDAYCSLQIGYYARTIQVVNRVLYVVTSRPDSQMSDFCLKPNELKLRAEAAFRMDKFMLQNDFCREHRLKFFLVKMLTHDRRLFKYYFFKLEEIYPSKLSALRDICKNSPRRFKIKFYLYSLLVWTRLL, from the coding sequence ATGAAAACAATGCATCCTACATTTAGTATTATCATTCCTCATAAAGAGATACCGGATCTTCTAATGCGGTGCTTACAGTCAATCCCTGTATCTGAGGACATTCAAGTGATTGTGGTAGACGACAATAGTGCAGATGCTGACACCTACTTGGAGAGGTATCCGGAACTGTCACGCCCCTATCTGGAGTTTATCAGAACGACAAAAGGTGGAGGTGCAGGCTATGCCAGGAATGTAGGATTAGACCATGCTAAAGGGAAATGGATATTGTTTGCTGATTCGGATGACTTCTTTGTTGAAGACATGTATGATATCATCTGCTCATACGTTGATTCAGAAACAGATGTTATATACTTTAAATCTAATTCGGTTCTTTCAGCAGATATAAATAGAGAAGCAAAACGGAATGCTCATGTAAACAAAATAATTAATCAATACCTGATAGACGGTGACGAGTGGCCTATTAGAGCACAAATGTATGTACCATGGGGTAAAATGGTTAAAAGAGATGTGATGGTCAAACACGACATCCGTTTTGACGAAGTAATGTATGCTGATGATGCTTACTGTTCTTTACAGATAGGCTATTACGCAAGGACAATTCAGGTTGTTAATAGGGTCCTTTACGTTGTCACTTCTCGTCCTGATTCCCAGATGTCAGATTTTTGTTTAAAGCCCAATGAGTTGAAACTTAGAGCAGAGGCAGCCTTTCGGATGGACAAATTTATGCTGCAAAATGATTTTTGTAGAGAGCATCGATTGAAATTTTTTTTAGTTAAGATGTTAACGCATGACAGGAGGTTGTTCAAGTACTACTTCTTCAAGTTGGAAGAAATCTATCCGTCAAAGTTATCGGCATTACGGGATATTTGCAAGAATAGTCCCCGAAGATTCAAGATTAAATTCTATTTATATTCATTATTGGTATGGACAAGACTCCTGTAA
- a CDS encoding 2-C-methyl-D-erythritol 4-phosphate cytidylyltransferase, whose product MNIAVIFAGGQGHRLYNHSRPKQFFEYRGKPIVVYTIEVFQHIQEVDAIVVVCLEDWIPYLRSQVEKYGLTKVIDIVPGGEKGQDSIYNGLQCVKQHFPEDSLVLIHDGVRPLAMEKTIIECIEVAKKKGNSIACVPSTETIVIKKNDGSLEEPERDSVLMVRAPQCFVLKDVLEAHQKALADGLHDFVDTFSMMKHYCYELHTILGTAENIKITTPADFFMFKSIIEAREEGAVFGL is encoded by the coding sequence ATGAACATAGCAGTAATATTTGCAGGTGGGCAAGGACACAGACTTTATAATCATAGTCGCCCCAAGCAGTTTTTTGAGTATCGTGGGAAACCTATCGTGGTTTATACCATCGAGGTGTTTCAGCATATTCAGGAAGTTGATGCCATTGTGGTGGTCTGTCTGGAAGACTGGATTCCTTATCTGCGTAGTCAGGTGGAAAAATATGGATTGACTAAAGTTATAGATATTGTTCCAGGTGGCGAAAAGGGACAAGACTCCATTTATAATGGACTGCAGTGCGTTAAGCAACATTTCCCAGAAGATTCTTTGGTGCTGATACATGACGGTGTGCGTCCTTTAGCGATGGAGAAAACGATTATTGAATGTATAGAAGTTGCCAAGAAGAAAGGTAACAGCATTGCTTGTGTGCCATCGACAGAGACTATCGTAATTAAGAAGAATGATGGCTCGCTGGAGGAACCTGAGCGAGACTCTGTTCTGATGGTTCGGGCTCCACAATGTTTTGTACTGAAAGATGTGCTGGAGGCTCACCAAAAGGCTTTGGCTGATGGCTTGCATGATTTCGTAGATACTTTTTCGATGATGAAACATTATTGTTATGAGTTGCATACGATTCTTGGAACTGCCGAGAATATCAAGATTACGACGCCTGCTGACTTTTTTATGTTTAAATCTATTATAGAGGCTAGGGAAGAGGGAGCTGTATTTGGTCTTTAA
- a CDS encoding glycosyltransferase family 2 protein: protein MDKTPVSIMANIKSMCPTFSIIIPHYDIPDLLMRCLKSIPVSEDIQVIVVDDNSPDADTYLERYPELSRPYLEFIRASKNGGAGYARNIGLDHAKGKWLLFADADDFFVGNMYDIINTHVESDADVIYFQKRAVYSDNLNCKSSRSGYIDKIMDIYLKTGDEVPVRTRYNVPWGKMIKKSLVENHHICFEEIKYSNDILFSVHVGCLAKKIEAIDTVLYVVTYHEGSATYEFCKKPDELRIRAGAAFRYDSFLFQHNMSQGREIVSYIKRMLSQDRNLFKYYFIRLDEIYTSKIAALKDITKGCSCRFKIKLYFYSFKIWISRCLVS from the coding sequence ATGGACAAGACTCCTGTAAGTATTATGGCAAATATAAAATCTATGTGTCCTACGTTTAGTATCATCATACCTCACTACGATATTCCGGACTTGCTGATGCGCTGTCTGAAGTCAATACCTGTATCTGAAGATATTCAGGTGATTGTAGTGGATGATAACAGCCCTGATGCAGATACCTATTTGGAAAGATATCCAGAGCTGTCTCGTCCATACTTAGAGTTTATTCGTGCTTCTAAGAATGGAGGGGCTGGATATGCCCGAAATATCGGATTAGATCATGCAAAAGGGAAATGGCTGTTGTTTGCAGATGCAGATGACTTCTTTGTGGGCAATATGTATGATATTATTAATACGCATGTAGAATCTGACGCCGATGTTATCTATTTCCAGAAACGGGCAGTTTATTCTGATAATCTGAACTGCAAATCATCCAGAAGTGGCTATATTGATAAAATAATGGATATTTATCTCAAAACGGGTGATGAGGTGCCAGTAAGAACCAGATATAATGTACCATGGGGTAAAATGATTAAGAAAAGTCTGGTAGAGAATCATCACATTTGTTTTGAAGAAATCAAGTATTCTAATGACATTCTTTTTTCCGTACATGTAGGTTGTTTAGCAAAGAAGATCGAAGCCATTGATACTGTTCTATATGTCGTGACATATCATGAAGGTTCAGCGACTTATGAATTTTGTAAAAAACCTGATGAATTAAGAATTAGAGCAGGAGCTGCATTCAGATATGATTCTTTTTTATTTCAACACAATATGAGCCAAGGAAGAGAAATTGTATCTTACATAAAAAGGATGTTAAGCCAGGACAGGAATTTATTTAAGTACTACTTCATAAGATTGGACGAAATCTATACATCAAAGATAGCCGCGCTCAAAGACATCACTAAAGGTTGTTCTTGTAGATTCAAAATCAAATTGTATTTTTATTCGTTTAAAATATGGATAAGCCGCTGTTTAGTATCATAA
- a CDS encoding LysE family translocator, giving the protein MSLEVALSFLLYAFVSGITPGPANLCSLSVAMGSGKSVAIKQWYGLFTGYTIVSLASVFIVYFISSAFENFIRVFAFVGAIYIAYLAISLLIQAFKPLEEIRNSRTTGSFRTGLFVQLTNIKIMVFCLTAITTYILPYHQDFPHLLLFGILLPLTGPICNLAWLFAGVLLQGLFKKHHRIFYTLMGLSLLYCAIGIVK; this is encoded by the coding sequence GTGTCATTAGAAGTAGCACTTTCTTTTTTACTATACGCATTCGTCTCGGGAATTACCCCGGGACCCGCGAACCTCTGTTCACTCTCAGTAGCGATGGGAAGCGGGAAAAGCGTCGCCATAAAGCAATGGTACGGACTTTTCACCGGATACACAATCGTCTCGCTAGCATCTGTTTTTATAGTTTATTTTATCAGTAGTGCTTTTGAAAATTTCATCCGGGTATTTGCTTTCGTCGGAGCAATTTACATTGCATATTTGGCAATCAGCCTTTTAATTCAAGCGTTCAAGCCTCTCGAAGAAATCCGCAACAGCCGCACAACCGGCAGCTTCCGCACAGGTCTTTTCGTGCAACTCACGAACATCAAAATCATGGTGTTCTGCCTCACGGCAATCACAACCTACATTCTCCCCTACCACCAAGATTTTCCGCACTTGCTGCTGTTCGGCATACTATTGCCGCTTACAGGCCCCATCTGCAATTTGGCGTGGCTTTTCGCAGGCGTTTTACTGCAAGGGCTTTTCAAAAAGCACCACAGAATTTTCTACACGCTCATGGGACTCTCGCTACTGTATTGCGCCATTGGGATTGTGAAGTGA
- a CDS encoding NAD(P)-dependent oxidoreductase — translation MKDEIVINDLQGMCEAGLPWRELDGKTVLVTGATGMLASYVTWLLLYLHEHVGINVSVVALCRNRQSAEQYFGSYFDKPYFNLLIQDVCEPIVYKERVDYVFHLAGNASPHFINSDPVGIMKCNLLGTMNVLDWARESKVAKVIFASTREVYGKNEDTELLDEHAYGTLDPLDDRSCYPECKRAAETLLRSYFLQYGVPYNVVRIAHSYGPTMKLENDGRVMADLLGDVVAGRDIVLKSSGDAVRAFLYVTDAVLGMFTVLFKGNACAAYNLANESEPISVKDLAQMLASSRSDKSIQVVINKGEQKGYCAYRRTALDTTAIEHLGWKPQVSLSEGISRVLASVLFFVKRQIILTLSKDSTVKKENKGRPILGLAKGKWKYPDDINLHDDEIADAFGV, via the coding sequence GTGAAAGACGAAATTGTCATAAATGATTTGCAGGGGATGTGTGAGGCTGGGTTGCCTTGGCGTGAACTTGACGGAAAAACGGTTCTTGTTACTGGGGCGACAGGTATGTTGGCCTCGTATGTGACTTGGCTGCTGCTTTATTTGCATGAGCATGTGGGCATCAATGTTTCTGTAGTAGCTCTTTGCAGAAATCGCCAGAGTGCAGAGCAATATTTTGGCTCGTATTTTGATAAGCCTTATTTCAATTTGTTGATTCAGGATGTTTGTGAGCCTATCGTTTATAAGGAAAGGGTAGACTACGTATTCCATTTGGCGGGGAATGCAAGCCCGCATTTCATCAATTCTGATCCTGTTGGAATCATGAAGTGTAATTTGCTAGGGACGATGAATGTGCTTGATTGGGCTCGTGAATCGAAAGTCGCAAAAGTCATCTTTGCCTCCACACGTGAGGTCTATGGAAAGAACGAAGACACCGAGCTGTTGGATGAGCATGCTTATGGAACGCTTGATCCTCTAGATGACAGGTCGTGCTATCCTGAATGCAAGCGTGCTGCAGAAACTTTGCTGAGAAGCTATTTTCTGCAATATGGTGTCCCTTATAACGTCGTTCGTATTGCGCACTCGTATGGCCCGACGATGAAGTTGGAAAATGATGGAAGAGTGATGGCAGACCTGTTGGGCGATGTCGTGGCGGGCAGGGATATTGTTTTGAAAAGCAGTGGTGATGCTGTTCGCGCATTCCTTTATGTGACTGATGCAGTCTTGGGTATGTTTACGGTACTTTTTAAGGGGAATGCTTGTGCGGCCTATAATTTGGCGAATGAATCCGAGCCAATCAGTGTTAAGGATTTAGCTCAAATGTTGGCCAGTTCAAGAAGTGATAAGTCTATTCAGGTGGTGATAAATAAAGGCGAACAGAAAGGCTACTGCGCCTATCGCCGCACGGCTTTAGATACGACTGCCATAGAGCATCTTGGATGGAAACCTCAGGTTTCTCTTAGTGAAGGAATCAGTCGCGTGTTAGCGTCTGTTTTATTTTTTGTTAAAAGACAAATTATTTTGACTTTATCCAAGGATTCTACGGTAAAAAAGGAAAATAAGGGACGCCCAATTCTAGGACTTGCGAAGGGAAAGTGGAAATACCCTGATGATATCAATTTGCATGATGATGAAATTGCAGATGCTTTTGGGGTATAA
- a CDS encoding CDP-glycerol glycerophosphotransferase family protein codes for MNSKLWKIAKPVVRPVLAKGVQILFYLLRMFPIKNNKVLVSVFEGRRYDDNQKFIMEELHKLRPDMDVVWVRRRRYNYELPSWMRSVNWRSWKWLYEYVTAKIWIDNGTLPDYFVKRKGQMYIETWHGGLGIKKVAMDEVGALAKIRNDRRYLKGTSLADVYISNSDHLSIIYRRAFNYHGPIWKCGYPKNDMLVQNNPKEGMKARKDLGIPSDHKVLLYAPTWRLRFAENHYIDMNVYDLDIQRLKKTLANKFGGEWMMLIRFHPLQRLYAKDFQEAHPEVKNVTDYQDMQRLLMATDVMVSDYSSCIFDAALRRIPCFAYATDFEQYKNEERGVYYEMDELPFPYAKNNDEMEQNVKAFDMDGYLKKWDAFAVRMGLNETGHSAKDIAEKMAEFLDGKTVEWQNDYPIQITQSI; via the coding sequence ATGAATTCAAAGTTGTGGAAAATAGCAAAGCCTGTGGTCAGGCCTGTGTTGGCGAAGGGCGTGCAGATCCTCTTCTATTTGCTACGCATGTTCCCTATAAAGAATAACAAGGTGTTGGTAAGTGTTTTTGAGGGTAGACGCTATGACGACAACCAAAAATTCATTATGGAGGAGTTGCATAAGCTTCGGCCTGATATGGATGTTGTTTGGGTGAGAAGGCGTCGTTATAATTACGAGTTGCCTTCGTGGATGAGGTCCGTAAATTGGCGCAGTTGGAAATGGCTGTATGAATATGTGACCGCAAAGATTTGGATTGATAATGGTACATTGCCTGACTATTTTGTTAAGCGTAAGGGACAGATGTATATAGAAACCTGGCATGGTGGGCTAGGAATCAAGAAAGTGGCGATGGATGAAGTTGGTGCGTTGGCTAAGATCAGGAACGACCGCAGATACCTAAAAGGGACATCTTTGGCTGACGTGTATATCTCGAATTCCGACCACCTGTCGATTATCTATCGCAGGGCATTCAATTATCATGGGCCTATCTGGAAATGCGGCTATCCGAAAAACGATATGCTGGTGCAGAACAACCCTAAGGAGGGAATGAAGGCTCGTAAGGACTTAGGCATTCCTTCTGATCATAAAGTGCTGCTCTATGCGCCTACTTGGCGATTGCGCTTTGCAGAAAATCATTATATCGACATGAATGTATATGATTTGGATATACAGCGTCTGAAGAAGACTCTGGCGAACAAATTTGGCGGTGAATGGATGATGCTCATCAGATTCCACCCATTGCAGCGCCTCTATGCCAAAGACTTTCAAGAGGCGCATCCAGAGGTAAAGAATGTGACGGACTATCAGGATATGCAACGGTTACTGATGGCGACGGATGTGATGGTAAGTGACTATTCGAGCTGTATTTTTGATGCTGCCTTGAGGCGGATTCCCTGCTTTGCATACGCAACAGACTTCGAACAGTATAAGAATGAAGAACGCGGCGTGTATTACGAAATGGATGAACTTCCGTTTCCATACGCCAAGAATAATGACGAGATGGAACAAAATGTGAAGGCTTTCGACATGGATGGCTATCTGAAAAAGTGGGACGCCTTTGCTGTGAGAATGGGACTTAACGAGACTGGCCATTCGGCTAAGGACATTGCAGAGAAAATGGCAGAGTTCTTAGATGGCAAGACCGTAGAATGGCAAAATGATTATCCAATACAAATAACGCAATCGATATGA
- a CDS encoding glycosyltransferase family 2 protein has translation MDKDSVSIVANIKTMTPTYSIIIPHKGIPDLLMRCLRSIPVSEDIQVIVVDDNSVGADTYLERYSELSRPYLEFVRTTKGGGAGYARNVGLEHAKGKWLLFADADDFFVEDMHDIISSYVDSEADVIYFKNKAVLSENINIESNRCSWMNRKIDQCLKDGDEWPVRFKLFVPWAKMVKRDLVVKYNIRFDEVVYSADVYFSMLVGYHAGIIKVANITLYVVTFRPKSLSAEFCTKPGELKTRAEVFFREEKFLIRHNICRVRSMRKYLLIMLKKDHSLFKYYFYKLDELYPSKLLALLDISKGTSLFIKIKLYIYSLLIWARIL, from the coding sequence ATGGACAAGGATTCTGTAAGTATTGTCGCAAATATTAAAACGATGACTCCAACGTATAGTATCATCATACCCCATAAAGGCATTCCGGATTTGCTGATGCGATGCTTGAGGTCAATACCTGTATCTGAGGATATCCAGGTGATTGTGGTGGATGACAACAGTGTGGGTGCTGACACCTATTTGGAAAGATACTCAGAGCTGTCACGCCCTTATCTGGAGTTTGTCAGAACGACTAAGGGCGGAGGAGCTGGCTATGCCAGGAATGTAGGACTGGAGCATGCTAAAGGCAAATGGCTGCTGTTTGCCGATGCGGATGACTTCTTTGTTGAAGATATGCATGACATCATCAGCTCATACGTTGATTCGGAAGCAGATGTCATATACTTCAAAAACAAGGCGGTTCTTTCGGAGAATATAAACATAGAATCAAATCGATGTTCTTGGATGAATAGAAAGATTGATCAGTGTTTGAAAGATGGTGATGAATGGCCTGTAAGATTTAAGTTGTTTGTTCCATGGGCCAAGATGGTAAAAAGGGATTTAGTTGTTAAATACAATATCCGATTTGACGAAGTAGTGTATTCGGCTGATGTATATTTTTCCATGCTTGTTGGTTATCATGCAGGAATCATCAAGGTTGCAAATATAACCCTATATGTCGTGACTTTTCGTCCCAAATCATTAAGTGCAGAATTTTGCACCAAGCCAGGTGAATTGAAAACAAGGGCAGAAGTGTTTTTCCGAGAAGAAAAATTCTTGATTAGGCATAATATCTGTAGAGTTAGGTCTATGAGAAAATATTTATTGATAATGTTGAAGAAAGACCATTCTTTATTCAAATATTACTTTTATAAATTAGACGAATTATATCCATCAAAACTATTGGCATTGCTTGATATTAGCAAAGGTACATCTCTGTTTATTAAAATCAAGTTGTATATATATTCATTGCTGATATGGGCAAGGATTCTGTGA
- a CDS encoding glycosyltransferase family A protein yields the protein MDNSLVSIIVPVYNTAEYVEECVQSVLSQSYKNIELILVNDGSTDGSGDICKKYENRPNVIYIEQDNLGTTAARRRGVEKSHGEWIMFVDSDDILLDNGLEYMVELSEKTNIVLSGHTHNINLIQKLPDIISKDEYLKMIYTRDIYVAPFGRLFHKSLFNERTLAFPRYYVLGEDYLMNLQIAIDNKEDIRVYKQSMYYRRYNPLSTMHINSLTFDYCQKICGLADNMVMGVWGNRFPLLQMKQRMVFFNLTLKDVRYHSDSHHPFVKDIKRYMDESGVWRPMDRWLLSVSSPWAVKTVWNLRKVWMRLEHPSMFLRDLKKWLGWCIYLILWTRQGTAGKDFFKK from the coding sequence ATGGATAATTCGTTAGTCAGTATAATAGTCCCTGTATATAACACGGCAGAATACGTTGAAGAATGTGTTCAGTCTGTTCTGTCGCAATCATACAAGAATATTGAGCTGATTCTTGTGAATGATGGAAGTACAGATGGCTCTGGTGATATTTGCAAGAAGTATGAGAATCGTCCCAATGTGATATACATTGAGCAAGATAACCTTGGAACTACAGCAGCAAGAAGACGGGGTGTAGAAAAATCTCATGGTGAGTGGATTATGTTCGTGGATTCTGATGATATACTTTTGGATAACGGATTAGAGTATATGGTTGAACTATCTGAAAAAACGAACATTGTTCTTAGTGGACATACACATAACATCAATTTAATCCAAAAGCTTCCAGATATAATAAGTAAAGATGAGTATTTAAAAATGATTTATACAAGGGACATTTATGTGGCACCATTTGGTCGCCTGTTTCACAAATCATTATTTAATGAAAGAACTTTAGCGTTTCCCCGTTACTATGTCCTTGGAGAGGATTATTTAATGAATTTACAAATCGCAATAGATAATAAGGAAGATATAAGAGTATATAAACAGTCAATGTATTATAGAAGATACAACCCCCTATCAACTATGCACATAAATTCTCTAACCTTTGACTATTGTCAAAAGATATGTGGTTTAGCTGATAATATGGTAATGGGAGTTTGGGGAAATAGGTTTCCATTGTTGCAAATGAAACAACGAATGGTGTTCTTTAATCTGACTCTGAAAGATGTTCGATATCACAGCGACTCCCACCATCCGTTTGTCAAAGATATAAAGCGCTATATGGATGAGTCAGGTGTATGGAGGCCCATGGACAGATGGTTGTTAAGTGTGTCATCTCCTTGGGCTGTTAAAACTGTGTGGAATCTACGGAAGGTTTGGATGAGGCTGGAACATCCATCTATGTTTTTGCGTGACTTAAAAAAATGGCTGGGATGGTGCATATACCTTATATTATGGACTCGACAAGGAACAGCGGGTAAAGATTTTTTCAAAAAATAA
- a CDS encoding glycosyltransferase family 2 protein codes for MDKPLFSIIIPHYDIPDLLMRCLKSIPVSEDIQVIVVDDDSLDADTYLERYPELSRPFLEFIRAPKNGGAGYARNIGLDHAKGKWLLFADADDFFVEDMYDLILSDIDSEADIIFFKKKSVLSDNVNIETVRDPHINRRIDQYLSDGDEWYIRVRLDVPWGKMMKRDLINKYNIRFDEVMYGNDIIFSMQSGYYAKSIKVINEILYVSTSRPNSLADDFCSKPRELEIRAEVAFMADRFLIRNKYDRERRLKPYLWRMLKQDRRLFKYYFYKLDEIYPSKLKALNDLRKGHSIIYQVLLYIYFFWLWIIR; via the coding sequence ATGGATAAGCCGCTGTTTAGTATCATAATTCCTCATTACGATATTCCAGACTTGCTGATGCGCTGTCTGAAATCCATCCCTGTGTCTGAAGACATTCAGGTGATCGTAGTGGATGATGATAGCCTAGATGCAGACACATATTTGGAAAGATATCCAGAACTTTCCCGTCCTTTCCTCGAATTTATTCGTGCACCTAAAAATGGAGGGGCTGGTTATGCCAGGAATATCGGTTTAGATCATGCAAAAGGAAAATGGCTCCTGTTTGCAGATGCAGATGACTTTTTTGTTGAAGATATGTATGATTTGATATTATCCGATATTGATTCAGAAGCAGATATCATTTTCTTCAAAAAGAAGTCGGTTCTTTCTGATAATGTTAATATAGAAACAGTTAGGGATCCTCATATAAATAGGAGAATTGATCAATATCTTTCGGATGGTGATGAATGGTATATAAGAGTTAGGCTGGATGTTCCATGGGGCAAAATGATGAAAAGGGATTTGATAAACAAATACAATATTCGATTTGACGAAGTAATGTATGGTAATGATATAATATTTTCTATGCAATCTGGTTATTATGCTAAAAGCATTAAAGTTATCAATGAAATCCTTTATGTTAGTACTTCCCGCCCTAATTCATTAGCAGATGATTTTTGTTCTAAGCCTAGAGAGTTAGAGATAAGGGCGGAGGTGGCTTTTATGGCTGACAGATTTTTGATACGAAATAAATATGATAGAGAACGTAGGTTAAAGCCTTATCTATGGAGGATGTTAAAACAGGATCGAAGGTTGTTCAAATATTATTTTTATAAGCTTGACGAAATATATCCTTCAAAATTGAAAGCACTAAATGACCTGCGTAAAGGGCATTCTATCATATATCAAGTGCTATTATACATATACTTTTTCTGGTTATGGATAATTCGTTAG
- the bioB gene encoding biotin synthase BioB has product MTITDYLTKDWDESKTLTREECLQILNFPNNQLDLLIEAAFKLRTKYKGNRVNIQLLTNVRSGNCTQNCAYCAQSRDSQAPIEKYKSVSDDKLYSDNNLVDEFHLSRHCIGLSGMGFTDKEIEELAERIAHMKKSGTHICCSIGFLTEHQARILKAAGLDRINHNLNTSRRFYPEICSTHTYERRIQNIRMLQSIGFEICCGGIIGMGESKEDVVDMLFDLVAINPESVPINFLLPVKGTRLANRDISGLTFEYGIKILCLARLLLPKSDIRCAAGREVYFKGHEKELFKVADSIFASGYLTEGGQSLEATFRQIENAGFTWAIESKDE; this is encoded by the coding sequence ATGACAATTACAGATTATTTGACAAAAGACTGGGACGAAAGCAAAACCCTTACTCGCGAAGAATGTTTGCAAATTTTAAATTTTCCAAACAACCAGCTAGATTTGTTAATCGAAGCCGCATTCAAATTACGCACGAAATACAAAGGCAACCGTGTCAACATCCAGCTTTTGACGAATGTCCGTAGCGGCAACTGCACTCAAAATTGCGCCTATTGCGCCCAATCTCGCGATTCCCAAGCGCCCATTGAAAAATACAAAAGCGTTTCGGACGACAAGCTCTACAGCGACAATAATCTTGTTGATGAATTTCACCTGTCTAGGCATTGCATCGGGCTTTCGGGCATGGGCTTCACAGACAAAGAAATTGAAGAACTCGCCGAACGCATTGCGCACATGAAGAAATCGGGCACGCACATTTGCTGTTCCATCGGATTCTTGACCGAGCACCAAGCCCGCATTTTAAAGGCGGCAGGCCTTGACCGCATCAACCACAACTTGAATACGAGCCGCCGTTTTTACCCCGAAATTTGCAGCACCCACACATACGAGCGACGCATCCAAAACATTCGCATGTTGCAGAGCATCGGCTTTGAAATATGCTGCGGCGGAATCATTGGCATGGGCGAATCCAAAGAAGACGTGGTCGATATGCTTTTTGACTTGGTCGCCATCAATCCAGAATCCGTCCCCATAAACTTTTTGTTGCCGGTCAAAGGCACACGCCTCGCCAACCGCGACATTTCCGGACTCACATTCGAATACGGCATCAAAATCCTTTGCCTAGCCCGTCTATTGCTCCCGAAATCGGACATCCGCTGCGCCGCCGGTCGCGAAGTCTATTTCAAAGGACACGAAAAGGAACTCTTCAAAGTCGCCGATTCCATTTTCGCTTCGGGTTACCTCACCGAAGGCGGTCAAAGCCTAGAAGCCACATTCCGCCAAATCGAAAACGCAGGCTTCACGTGGGCTATAGAAAGCAAAGACGAATAA